One genomic segment of Ignavibacteriota bacterium includes these proteins:
- a CDS encoding endonuclease III, translating into MNKIIVINKNLIKRFGIPARADKLPKPIDLLIATILSQNTNDKNSYKAFQNLKFNFENWDDVRKSDISKIENEIKIAGLGFQKATAIKNLLEELFNHTGNFNLEVLENLDENESIKYLTNFKGVGVKTASCVMLFSLDKNICPVDTHVHRTINRIGIVKTTSPDKTFFEINRNLPQGIAHSLHTNLIRLGREICKPKNYKCSICPIEKFCEFNQKDFSKNENSTQKDFMLLDNI; encoded by the coding sequence ATGAATAAAATTATTGTAATAAATAAAAATTTAATTAAAAGATTTGGAATTCCAGCAAGAGCCGATAAGCTTCCTAAGCCAATTGATTTATTGATTGCAACAATTCTTTCACAAAATACAAATGATAAAAATTCATATAAAGCATTTCAAAATCTAAAATTTAATTTTGAAAACTGGGATGATGTAAGAAAATCTGATATTTCAAAAATTGAAAATGAAATAAAAATTGCGGGCTTAGGATTTCAGAAAGCAACAGCAATAAAAAATTTACTTGAAGAACTTTTTAATCACACCGGAAATTTTAATTTGGAAGTTTTGGAAAATTTGGATGAAAATGAATCAATAAAATATTTAACAAATTTTAAGGGAGTTGGAGTTAAAACCGCAAGCTGCGTAATGCTTTTTTCACTTGATAAAAATATTTGTCCGGTTGATACTCATGTTCACAGAACTATAAATAGAATTGGAATTGTAAAAACTACTTCGCCGGATAAAACATTTTTTGAGATAAATAGAAATTTACCGCAAGGCATCGCACATTCACTTCACACAAATTTAATAAGATTGGGAAGGGAAATTTGTAAGCCGAAAAATTATAAGTGTTCTATTTGTCCTATAGAAAAATTTTGTGAATTTAATCAGAAGGATTTTAGCAAAAATGAAAATTCAACACAAAAAGATTTCATGCTTTTAGACAATATTTAA
- a CDS encoding TonB-dependent receptor: protein MKNKFLLFLISLFTLTYSVNFAQSTGKIMGKVLDAATGEGIPFANVFIEDASIGSATDIDGNFVILNVPPAVYTVTASYIGYQKVTRTNVRVNVGFTTAIDFSLPSGAIEMDAVIVQGERNPLIRQDLTNPTVAINSETLDILPVDNIADVIKLQAGVVQNDDGTLHVRGGRDNEVAYQINGLSINDPYGNSKAVGVATNAVQEVSVSTGTFGAEFGNALSGVVNYVTKEGGDKYSFSLRGYTGEYLSSNKELFKNIEDFDPLNRKRVEFTFGGKIPYSNDTKFFISGIFEDDKGVYYGQRLYNTTDSYLTAEAFESTDPRNGDASQPYYFNPYSKTSNGLPTGDNSLVAMDPSQDWNIQANISHNFGSLIKLKYEFVYDKSQSSAFGPGYDLTRGRQYLFNPDGLGTDYSTGIVQSLDLTHTISNSTFYTIKGSFSWNNAKYYLYEDYNDKRYLPNFFSQTIGTTLYYSGGTDNYRSDRTTKTYSLKGDIVSQLFNIHEVKAGFEFRKHDLVREAYTLDFVKADNSVLSPSDLLYGDNVQYKNVLDPEVDNFEVSPTQFAAYIQDKIELAKTLILNAGLRYEYFDPAEKYNYNLSQEIDDEKSGNLTQYVTDAEVKHMFSPRLSVSYPITDRGVIRFSYGHFYQIGSLSSLYRNLIWEVENVSTVARFGNANVNPERSIQYEVGLQQQLTDDFKFDLTGFYKDVRDYIYTQTVYSQNAREYQVLTNLSYANVKGLTLSFIKRQAPGSLFSATLDYTYQVAEGNRTEPTEDLFFSESAGKQTETFLVPLSFDRSHLINGTVTISEPRDWSAGIVYTLQTGTPYTPALPPTLSTITYEQTSANKPFQWNVDFKLEKFFTIEPIDLSVFIQVKNVFDVQNQRYVWASSGEALESAEEKINASQFADLRRRLLEDPGLFNVSYLDNYYSREERVSLPREIRLGFSIIFN from the coding sequence ATGAAAAACAAATTTTTACTTTTTTTAATTTCACTTTTCACTTTAACTTATTCGGTAAATTTTGCGCAATCCACCGGAAAAATAATGGGCAAAGTTCTTGATGCCGCAACCGGTGAAGGAATTCCGTTTGCAAATGTCTTTATCGAGGATGCTTCAATTGGATCCGCAACAGATATTGACGGAAATTTTGTAATTCTAAATGTTCCGCCGGCAGTTTACACAGTTACGGCATCTTATATAGGTTATCAAAAAGTAACAAGAACCAATGTAAGAGTTAATGTTGGATTTACAACCGCAATTGATTTTTCGCTTCCTTCCGGTGCAATTGAAATGGATGCAGTAATTGTTCAAGGTGAGCGAAATCCTTTAATTCGCCAGGATTTAACAAATCCTACTGTTGCAATAAATTCCGAAACTTTGGATATTCTACCGGTTGATAATATTGCAGACGTAATTAAACTTCAAGCCGGTGTTGTTCAAAATGATGATGGAACTTTACACGTTAGAGGCGGAAGAGATAATGAAGTTGCTTATCAAATTAATGGACTTTCAATAAATGATCCGTACGGAAATTCTAAAGCCGTTGGCGTTGCAACAAATGCTGTTCAAGAAGTTTCTGTTTCAACCGGAACTTTTGGTGCTGAATTTGGCAATGCACTAAGCGGTGTTGTTAATTATGTAACAAAAGAAGGCGGAGATAAATATAGTTTTAGTTTAAGAGGTTATACTGGTGAATATCTTTCATCAAATAAAGAATTATTTAAAAACATAGAAGATTTTGATCCGTTAAATAGAAAACGTGTTGAATTTACATTTGGCGGAAAAATTCCTTATTCAAATGATACAAAATTTTTTATATCCGGAATTTTTGAAGATGATAAAGGAGTTTATTACGGACAGAGATTATATAATACAACAGATTCTTATTTAACTGCAGAAGCTTTTGAAAGCACAGATCCAAGAAACGGCGATGCAAGTCAGCCGTATTATTTTAATCCCTATTCAAAAACAAGTAATGGTTTACCGACCGGAGATAATTCTTTAGTTGCAATGGATCCTTCTCAAGATTGGAATATTCAAGCAAATATTAGTCATAATTTTGGATCTTTAATTAAATTGAAATATGAATTTGTTTATGATAAGTCTCAGTCAAGTGCATTTGGACCCGGATATGATTTAACAAGAGGAAGACAATATTTATTTAATCCGGATGGTTTAGGTACAGATTACAGTACTGGTATTGTTCAATCACTTGATCTAACTCATACGATAAGTAACTCAACATTCTATACAATTAAAGGCTCGTTTTCATGGAATAATGCAAAATATTATTTGTATGAAGATTATAATGATAAAAGATATTTACCAAACTTTTTCAGCCAGACAATTGGTACAACACTTTATTATTCCGGCGGAACGGATAATTATAGATCAGATAGAACAACAAAAACTTACAGTTTAAAAGGCGATATTGTTTCACAGCTTTTTAATATTCATGAAGTTAAAGCCGGATTTGAGTTTAGAAAACATGATTTAGTTAGAGAAGCTTATACTTTGGATTTTGTTAAAGCTGATAACAGTGTGTTAAGTCCAAGTGATTTATTATACGGCGATAATGTTCAATATAAAAATGTTTTAGATCCGGAAGTTGATAATTTTGAAGTAAGTCCAACTCAATTTGCTGCTTATATTCAAGATAAAATTGAATTAGCAAAAACACTTATTCTTAATGCCGGATTGAGATATGAATATTTTGATCCCGCAGAAAAATATAATTACAATTTATCACAAGAAATTGACGATGAAAAAAGTGGGAACTTAACACAATACGTAACCGATGCAGAAGTTAAACATATGTTTTCACCGCGATTGAGTGTTTCTTATCCAATAACCGATAGAGGAGTAATTAGATTTTCATATGGACACTTTTATCAAATCGGTTCATTATCAAGTTTGTACAGAAATTTAATTTGGGAAGTTGAAAATGTTTCTACAGTTGCAAGATTTGGAAATGCAAATGTAAATCCGGAAAGATCAATTCAATATGAAGTAGGTTTGCAGCAGCAATTAACTGATGATTTCAAATTTGATTTAACGGGTTTCTACAAAGACGTAAGGGACTATATTTATACTCAAACAGTTTATTCACAAAATGCAAGAGAGTATCAAGTTTTAACAAATCTTTCTTATGCAAACGTAAAGGGTTTAACTTTATCCTTTATAAAAAGACAAGCCCCGGGAAGTTTATTTTCAGCTACACTTGACTATACATATCAAGTTGCCGAAGGAAATAGAACTGAGCCAACGGAAGATCTTTTCTTCAGTGAATCTGCCGGAAAACAAACCGAAACTTTTTTAGTTCCATTAAGTTTTGATCGTTCACATTTAATAAACGGAACTGTTACAATTTCGGAACCAAGAGATTGGTCGGCTGGAATTGTTTATACTTTGCAAACCGGAACTCCATATACACCTGCGCTTCCGCCGACTTTATCAACAATAACTTATGAGCAAACATCGGCAAACAAACCATTTCAATGGAATGTGGATTTTAAATTGGAGAAATTTTTCACAATTGAACCAATTGATCTTTCTGTTTTTATTCAAGTTAAAAATGTATTTGATGTTCAGAATCAAAGATATGTTTGGGCAAGTTCCGGCGAAGCTTTGGAAAGTGCCGAAGAAAAAATTAATGCAAGTCAGTTTGCTGATTTAAGAAGAAGACTTTTGGAAGATCCGGGTTTATTTAATGTTTCATATTTAGATAATTATTACAGCAGAGAAGAAAGAGTTAGTTTGCCGAGAGAAATTAGATTAGGATTTTCAATAATATTTAATTAG
- a CDS encoding T9SS type A sorting domain-containing protein codes for MKKFFLLNIILLTATITYQAQTTPIATKNMAVFTVPGTGDPADSLFPYAADLGVRRVIVADINGDDDQEILATDYSNGGRVHVLKVVQDSLLEIIWSSPVITKDKMAEPADVGHTRFQSTPRFIQVGDCDGDGKKEIIFEQAYYKNDDGSIGRIVIFEWDGTSWGTQPAFGITPAKIAGAGGREGFRSYREVLTVYDFDGDGKTEIIPHGEDPRQDVLILSVTGTYAPGNPGFATIKIEGGKPGEQTNGGDWGAGGSFWNAEPCDINGDGKLEILNHTWSNYGFWSIGVNGPNSYSYPTATDNADAKAKGVYHEYCAVDGVSYFGARAADVDGDGKDEIYGTQYGNAHAVAVLSFPSTASGENIWTNDSQTQNYAEIIKSSEIAALAEKTAVELWPIVKGDLNKDGKDELYTGGGTGLNLVAIQYKGEGSLLERNSYDLNLVYNGEGGDVFATWDIHNGKVTYRLDTLYAGTDSMEVVETPIGFDPTVIDTIKKETPFTSYIFADNVDLDKDGNLEIVLAEQSVYDSIEINIYDWIDTTGIGQWILNNDESYKIFNNYRQTIRVLEYDGTAVGLKENLYGIVTPDDYKLQQNYPNPFNPSTTINFSLPIDKQISLKIYNMLGQEIKSLIDFQNYKNGNHQIIWDGTNNNGSKVTSGNYLAELKFGNFSKSIKMTVLK; via the coding sequence ATGAAGAAATTTTTTCTACTTAACATTATTTTGTTGACCGCTACAATAACTTATCAAGCACAAACAACTCCGATAGCTACAAAAAATATGGCAGTTTTTACAGTTCCAGGTACGGGAGATCCGGCAGATTCACTATTCCCATATGCAGCAGATTTGGGTGTAAGAAGAGTTATCGTAGCTGATATAAATGGCGATGATGATCAAGAAATTTTGGCAACTGATTATTCTAATGGTGGGAGAGTACATGTATTAAAGGTTGTTCAAGATTCTTTATTAGAGATAATTTGGTCATCTCCTGTAATTACAAAAGATAAAATGGCAGAACCTGCAGATGTTGGGCATACAAGATTTCAATCAACACCTCGGTTTATTCAAGTTGGTGATTGTGACGGAGATGGTAAAAAGGAAATAATTTTTGAACAAGCTTACTATAAAAATGATGATGGTTCAATTGGAAGAATTGTTATTTTTGAATGGGATGGAACTAGTTGGGGAACCCAACCAGCATTTGGTATTACACCAGCCAAAATTGCTGGTGCTGGAGGACGTGAAGGTTTTAGATCTTATAGAGAAGTATTAACTGTTTATGATTTTGATGGTGATGGAAAAACTGAGATTATTCCTCACGGTGAAGATCCAAGACAAGATGTTCTTATTTTATCTGTTACTGGTACTTATGCACCAGGAAACCCCGGATTTGCGACTATTAAGATTGAAGGTGGAAAGCCAGGGGAACAAACTAATGGCGGTGATTGGGGTGCAGGAGGTTCTTTTTGGAATGCAGAACCATGTGATATAAACGGAGACGGAAAATTAGAAATTTTAAATCATACCTGGAGTAATTATGGTTTTTGGTCAATAGGAGTAAATGGACCAAATTCATATTCTTATCCAACTGCAACAGATAATGCTGATGCTAAAGCTAAAGGCGTATATCATGAATATTGTGCAGTTGATGGCGTTAGTTATTTTGGTGCTCGCGCTGCCGATGTGGATGGCGATGGTAAAGATGAAATTTATGGTACTCAATACGGAAATGCTCACGCAGTTGCAGTTTTAAGTTTTCCAAGTACAGCTTCCGGTGAAAACATTTGGACAAATGATTCTCAAACTCAAAATTATGCAGAAATTATAAAAAGTTCAGAAATTGCCGCTTTAGCGGAAAAAACTGCAGTTGAACTTTGGCCTATTGTTAAAGGTGATTTAAATAAAGATGGGAAAGATGAACTTTATACTGGCGGCGGAACAGGATTAAATTTAGTTGCAATTCAATATAAAGGTGAAGGAAGTTTGTTAGAACGCAATTCTTATGATTTGAATTTGGTTTATAATGGTGAAGGTGGAGATGTTTTTGCAACTTGGGATATTCATAACGGAAAAGTAACTTATAGACTTGATACGTTATATGCGGGAACAGACTCAATGGAAGTTGTTGAAACTCCTATTGGATTTGATCCAACCGTTATTGATACAATAAAAAAAGAAACACCTTTTACATCCTATATTTTTGCGGATAACGTTGATCTTGATAAAGACGGAAATTTAGAAATAGTTTTAGCAGAACAAAGTGTCTATGATTCAATAGAAATAAATATTTATGATTGGATTGATACTACAGGTATTGGACAGTGGATTCTAAATAATGATGAAAGTTATAAAATTTTTAATAATTATAGACAAACAATTAGAGTTTTGGAATATGACGGAACGGCAGTTGGATTGAAAGAAAATCTTTATGGAATAGTTACTCCGGATGATTACAAATTGCAGCAAAATTATCCAAATCCGTTTAATCCATCTACGACAATTAATTTTTCATTGCCAATTGACAAACAAATTTCGTTAAAAATATATAATATGCTTGGTCAAGAAATTAAATCTTTAATTGATTTTCAAAATTACAAAAACGGAAATCATCAAATTATTTGGGATGGAACTAATAACAACGGAAGCAAAGTTACAAGCGGAAATTATTTAGCAGAATTGAAGTTTGGTAATTTTTCCAAATCAATTAAAATGACGGTTTTAAAATAA
- a CDS encoding tungsten formylmethanofuran dehydrogenase: protein MQNGAKVKNLVSDHSNDNGNGTGKNKFNNLKKDELLQVLRLMITSRTMDVKIMNMLKQGKSYFHLPSAGHEATQLAFGLQMNKGVDWAYPYYRDMGFMLGLGTKIEDIFLHQLAKEDDPMTGGRQMSCHWASKEFNVPTQSSPTGTQFLQAVGTALASKKSGEKSVTYVSGGEGTTSEGEFHEAVNWASREKIPVIFVIQNNKWAISVPVENQTAGKNASVSEMMSGYENLLRFSVDGTDFFTMQQTAQDAFEYARKGNGPVLVEAKTIRLFSHSTSDDQAKYRSKISLEEDLKKDPLNIFSEYLIKEEIITQNSFVQLKKEINDQVNSAADWAYSRPEPDVKNVKKYVLDESGKKNILKYNECKSEGIPIVMVDAINHALREEMERNNKIYVFGEDVADGKGGVFTATKGLSTKFGNERVFNSPLAEASILGVAIGMAIYGKKPCVEIQFGDYIWPAFMQIRDELVMLRYRSNNTFEAPVVIRVAIGGYINGGLYHSQNIEAFFAHMPGLLIAYPSNAADAKGLLKTALRLNDPVLFLEHKGLYRQSYATRPEPDADYLVPFGKANIVKEGNDITVVTYGAMVHETEFASRILADEGYSVEIIDIRTIFPLDNETIFNSVKKTGKVMVIHEDTLTGGFGAEIASRISDECFEHLDGPVKRYAALDTPIAFHPKLEREILPSRNKIYNELKKLLEY from the coding sequence ATGCAAAATGGGGCAAAAGTAAAAAATCTTGTAAGCGATCATTCAAATGATAATGGAAATGGAACCGGTAAAAATAAATTTAATAATTTGAAAAAAGATGAATTGCTTCAAGTTTTAAGATTAATGATTACATCGCGCACAATGGATGTAAAAATTATGAATATGCTGAAGCAAGGTAAATCTTATTTTCATTTACCCTCTGCCGGACATGAAGCAACTCAATTAGCATTTGGTTTACAAATGAACAAAGGTGTTGATTGGGCTTATCCATATTACAGAGATATGGGTTTTATGCTTGGACTTGGAACCAAAATTGAAGATATATTTTTGCATCAATTAGCAAAAGAAGATGACCCAATGACCGGCGGAAGACAAATGTCTTGCCACTGGGCTTCGAAAGAATTTAATGTCCCAACACAATCAAGTCCAACTGGAACGCAATTTTTACAAGCTGTTGGAACCGCACTTGCAAGTAAAAAATCGGGAGAAAAATCTGTAACTTATGTAAGCGGTGGCGAAGGAACAACTAGCGAAGGTGAATTTCATGAAGCTGTAAATTGGGCGAGCAGAGAAAAAATTCCGGTAATTTTTGTTATACAAAATAATAAGTGGGCAATTTCCGTTCCGGTTGAAAATCAAACTGCCGGAAAAAATGCATCCGTTTCTGAAATGATGAGCGGATATGAAAATTTGTTAAGATTTTCTGTCGATGGTACTGATTTTTTTACAATGCAACAAACTGCGCAAGACGCTTTTGAATATGCGAGAAAAGGTAACGGACCAGTTTTAGTTGAAGCAAAAACAATAAGATTATTCTCGCATTCCACTTCCGATGATCAAGCAAAATATAGATCAAAAATTTCACTTGAAGAAGATTTGAAGAAAGATCCGCTAAATATATTTTCTGAGTATTTAATCAAAGAAGAAATTATAACACAAAATTCTTTCGTTCAATTGAAAAAAGAAATTAATGATCAAGTAAATTCAGCGGCAGATTGGGCATATTCAAGACCGGAACCGGATGTTAAAAATGTAAAAAAATATGTTTTGGATGAAAGCGGAAAAAAGAACATACTTAAATATAATGAATGCAAATCCGAGGGAATTCCAATTGTAATGGTTGATGCAATCAATCATGCATTGCGTGAAGAGATGGAACGTAACAATAAAATTTATGTTTTTGGTGAAGATGTTGCCGATGGCAAAGGCGGAGTTTTTACAGCAACAAAAGGTTTATCAACTAAATTTGGAAATGAAAGAGTATTTAATTCGCCGTTAGCAGAAGCAAGTATTTTAGGTGTTGCAATCGGAATGGCAATTTATGGAAAAAAGCCTTGTGTCGAAATTCAATTTGGTGATTATATTTGGCCCGCGTTTATGCAGATTAGAGATGAACTTGTTATGCTTAGATATCGATCAAATAATACTTTTGAAGCACCCGTTGTAATTAGAGTTGCAATTGGCGGATATATAAATGGCGGATTATATCACAGCCAAAATATTGAAGCGTTTTTTGCACACATGCCCGGCTTGCTAATTGCTTATCCATCAAATGCGGCTGATGCGAAAGGTTTACTAAAAACTGCGCTTCGTTTAAATGATCCGGTTTTATTTCTTGAACATAAAGGTTTGTACAGACAAAGTTATGCAACACGTCCGGAGCCCGATGCTGATTATCTTGTTCCATTCGGTAAAGCAAATATTGTGAAAGAAGGAAATGATATAACTGTTGTAACTTACGGAGCGATGGTTCATGAAACTGAATTTGCTTCACGAATTTTAGCCGATGAAGGATATTCTGTGGAAATAATTGACATAAGAACTATTTTCCCTTTGGATAATGAAACAATTTTTAACTCGGTAAAGAAAACCGGAAAAGTAATGGTAATTCATGAAGATACTTTAACCGGTGGATTTGGAGCCGAAATTGCTTCTCGAATTTCTGATGAATGTTTTGAACATTTGGATGGTCCGGTTAAACGTTATGCAGCATTGGATACGCCGATTGCTTTTCATCCAAAATTGGAAAGAGAAATTCTTCCATCCAGAAATAAAATTTATAATGAGTTAAAAAAACTTTTAGAATATTAA
- a CDS encoding PorV/PorQ family protein, giving the protein MTINKKFLILVILLMSANLIFSQVDQEITRVGTTAAAVLKIAPGARSLGMGNAYVGVSDDIYSVYFNPAGITRAKGNSQVAFNHSEWLADVNYDFAAGSINVDGLGTIFATFSSLQVPKDEVRTIEYPEGDGRTWDANSLVLGVGFAKSLTDRFSIGFQLKYVQESIWNSSATAVAIDVGTYYVTPFNDLVIGASFSNFGSKMQLAGRDLQINIDPNETSESGPNNIPGNYAAEKNDLPLNFRVGLAMNVLDTRFFRVKAAVDAVHPNDNKEYLNTGLEFSYNSMVFLRGGYKSLFLPNSEQGLTLGFGVNYSLTPELEFTFNYAYADYNRLKNIQYFDIGLIF; this is encoded by the coding sequence ATGACAATAAATAAAAAATTTTTAATTCTTGTAATATTACTTATGAGCGCAAATTTAATATTTTCTCAAGTTGATCAGGAAATTACAAGAGTTGGAACTACTGCTGCGGCTGTACTTAAAATTGCTCCCGGTGCACGCTCGCTTGGTATGGGCAACGCTTATGTAGGCGTTAGCGATGATATTTATTCTGTTTATTTTAATCCTGCCGGAATTACAAGAGCAAAAGGAAATAGCCAAGTCGCATTTAATCATTCGGAATGGCTTGCTGATGTTAATTATGATTTTGCCGCCGGATCAATAAATGTTGATGGACTCGGAACAATCTTTGCAACTTTTTCATCGTTACAAGTTCCTAAAGATGAAGTTAGAACAATTGAATATCCCGAAGGCGATGGTAGAACTTGGGATGCAAATTCTTTAGTTCTTGGAGTAGGATTTGCAAAAAGTTTAACCGATAGATTTTCAATCGGGTTTCAACTTAAATATGTTCAAGAATCAATTTGGAATTCTTCTGCAACTGCCGTTGCTATTGACGTTGGCACTTATTATGTAACTCCGTTTAATGATTTGGTAATTGGCGCAAGCTTCTCAAACTTTGGATCTAAAATGCAGTTAGCTGGTAGAGATTTGCAAATTAATATTGATCCGAATGAAACTTCAGAATCTGGACCAAATAATATTCCCGGAAATTATGCGGCGGAAAAAAATGATTTGCCATTGAATTTTAGAGTCGGCTTAGCAATGAATGTTTTGGACACAAGATTTTTTAGAGTAAAAGCCGCAGTTGATGCAGTTCATCCAAATGATAATAAAGAATATCTAAATACCGGTTTGGAATTTTCGTATAACAGTATGGTGTTTTTGCGTGGCGGATATAAATCATTATTTTTACCAAATAGCGAGCAAGGTCTTACATTAGGTTTTGGCGTAAACTATAGTCTAACGCCCGAATTAGAATTTACTTTTAATTATGCCTACGCAGATTATAATCGATTAAAAAATATTCAATATTTTGATATTGGATTAATTTTCTAA
- the glmM gene encoding phosphoglucosamine mutase — protein MSTLMVSVSGIRGLVGDGLDPNTIVKYASAYADFCGAGKIVIGSDGRISGNMVKHTLIGTLIAKGNDVIDIGICPTPTVLYNVTKLGAVGGIQISASHNPNEWNALKLLNSKGEFMTPEENKIMLENLESSNKFKRWNELGILTQYDEGLKNHYENVLKLVDVDLIKSKKFKVVLDCVNGAGSFIMPKFLKDLGCEVININCEQTGIFPRLPEPIPENLTETMEFVKEQNADLAIVVDPDVDRLVLITDKGEPFIEENTITLSAKHVLSKTKGNVVVNLSTTRAIDDVASVQGCKVFRSPVGEANVVKLMKEVNAVIGGEGSGGVIYPELHYGRDALVGTVLTLEHLAEQNKKLSQIKDELPKYFIAKKKIELGNVNPDKVVEQIKEKYKNEKINTDDGLRIDFESHWVHFRKSNTEPIIRCIAEAKTEEEANLFIDKYFSEIKELMK, from the coding sequence ATGTCAACATTGATGGTAAGTGTTTCCGGAATTCGCGGATTAGTTGGTGATGGTTTGGATCCGAACACAATTGTAAAATATGCATCAGCATATGCCGATTTTTGCGGTGCCGGAAAAATAGTAATTGGTTCAGATGGAAGAATTTCCGGTAATATGGTTAAACATACATTAATTGGAACTTTAATTGCAAAAGGCAATGATGTTATAGATATTGGAATTTGTCCAACACCAACAGTTTTATATAATGTTACAAAACTTGGCGCAGTCGGCGGAATTCAAATTTCCGCAAGTCACAATCCAAATGAATGGAATGCTTTAAAATTGTTGAATTCTAAAGGAGAATTTATGACTCCCGAAGAAAATAAAATTATGTTGGAAAATTTGGAATCTTCAAACAAGTTTAAGAGATGGAATGAACTTGGGATATTAACTCAATATGATGAAGGATTAAAAAATCATTATGAAAATGTTTTAAAATTAGTTGATGTTGATTTAATAAAATCCAAAAAGTTTAAAGTTGTTTTGGATTGTGTAAATGGTGCCGGAAGTTTTATTATGCCAAAATTTTTAAAAGATTTGGGATGTGAAGTAATAAATATAAATTGTGAGCAAACCGGAATTTTCCCTCGTTTGCCGGAACCAATTCCAGAAAATTTAACTGAAACAATGGAATTTGTAAAAGAACAAAATGCGGATTTGGCAATTGTTGTTGATCCGGATGTTGATAGATTAGTTTTAATTACAGATAAAGGCGAACCGTTTATTGAGGAAAATACAATTACACTTTCTGCAAAACACGTTCTATCAAAAACAAAAGGAAATGTTGTAGTAAATTTATCAACAACTAGAGCAATTGATGACGTTGCTTCTGTGCAAGGTTGCAAAGTTTTTAGATCTCCGGTCGGCGAAGCTAATGTTGTAAAACTTATGAAAGAAGTTAATGCAGTAATCGGCGGTGAAGGAAGCGGCGGAGTAATTTATCCCGAACTTCATTATGGAAGAGATGCTTTGGTTGGAACTGTTTTAACTCTTGAACATTTGGCGGAACAAAACAAAAAACTTTCTCAAATAAAAGATGAATTACCAAAATATTTTATTGCGAAGAAAAAAATAGAATTGGGAAATGTTAATCCGGATAAAGTTGTTGAGCAGATAAAAGAAAAATATAAAAACGAAAAAATAAATACGGATGACGGTTTGAGAATTGATTTTGAAAGTCACTGGGTTCATTTTAGAAAATCAAATACGGAACCGATTATTAGATGTATTGCGGAAGCAAAAACTGAGGAAGAAGCTAATTTATTTATCGATAAATATTTTAGTGAAATTAAAGAATTGATGAAATAA
- the lipB gene encoding lipoyl(octanoyl) transferase LipB: protein MENQHTKRKLLVCDLGKIKYQQAWDIQKKYFNQRTLGNVNDILFFCEHTHTYTLGKVADKSNLLFDQNKLDENGIEVFEIDRGGDITYHGPGQIVGYAVLNLSDWKKDTHLYLRSLEEVIIDTCADYGITSKRIDKYTGVWIDNRKICAIGVKVSRWITMHGFAFNVNTDLKMFDGIIPCGITDKEVTSLSKELSREINFYDAKMNIVNNFKEVFSYSTVEEKSFSELEISIKN from the coding sequence ATGGAAAATCAACACACAAAAAGAAAATTATTGGTTTGTGATTTAGGTAAAATAAAATATCAGCAAGCTTGGGATATTCAAAAAAAATATTTTAATCAAAGAACTTTAGGAAATGTAAATGATATTCTATTTTTTTGTGAACATACTCATACTTATACTTTAGGAAAAGTTGCTGATAAATCTAATTTATTATTTGACCAAAATAAACTTGATGAAAATGGTATTGAAGTTTTTGAAATAGATAGAGGCGGTGATATTACTTATCACGGACCGGGACAAATAGTTGGTTATGCAGTTTTAAATTTATCTGATTGGAAAAAAGATACACATTTGTATTTAAGATCGTTGGAAGAAGTTATAATTGATACTTGTGCTGATTACGGAATAACTTCGAAACGTATTGATAAATATACCGGTGTTTGGATCGACAATAGGAAAATATGTGCGATTGGCGTTAAAGTAAGCAGATGGATTACAATGCATGGCTTTGCGTTTAATGTTAACACAGATTTAAAAATGTTTGATGGAATTATTCCATGCGGAATTACAGATAAAGAAGTAACATCCTTAAGTAAAGAATTAAGTAGAGAAATAAATTTTTATGATGCAAAAATGAATATTGTAAATAATTTTAAGGAAGTATTTTCTTATTCTACTGTTGAAGAAAAATCATTTAGTGAATTGGAAATTTCAATTAAAAATTGA